Proteins encoded in a region of the Mycobacterium branderi genome:
- the wag31 gene encoding DivIVA-like cell division protein Wag31, translating to MPLTPADVHNVAFSKPPIGKRGYNEDEVDAFLDLVENELTRLIEENSDLRQRVAELDQELAAARAGGGGSAQPSQAMPLYEPEPEPAPAPAPQPAPAAAASVSEDQAIKAARVLSLAQDTADRLTGTAKAEADKLLADARTNADQILSEARREAETTVAEARQRADAMLADAQTRSEAQLRQAQEKADALQADAERKHSEIMGTINQQRTVLEGRLEQLRTFEREYRTRLKTYLESQLEELGQRGSAAPVDSSATNDAGGFNQFNRGNN from the coding sequence ATGCCGCTTACACCAGCCGATGTCCACAATGTGGCCTTCAGCAAGCCGCCGATCGGCAAGCGCGGCTACAACGAAGACGAGGTCGACGCCTTCCTCGACCTGGTGGAAAACGAGCTGACCCGCCTCATCGAGGAGAACTCCGATCTGCGTCAGCGGGTCGCCGAGCTGGACCAGGAACTGGCTGCCGCCCGCGCCGGCGGGGGTGGCAGCGCACAGCCCAGCCAGGCGATGCCGCTCTACGAACCGGAGCCGGAGCCCGCGCCCGCCCCGGCGCCGCAGCCTGCGCCGGCGGCCGCCGCATCGGTCAGCGAGGACCAGGCCATCAAGGCCGCCCGAGTACTCAGCCTGGCGCAAGACACTGCAGACCGGCTGACCGGCACCGCCAAGGCCGAGGCCGACAAACTGCTGGCCGACGCCCGCACCAACGCCGACCAGATCCTGTCCGAAGCCCGCCGCGAGGCGGAAACCACCGTGGCCGAGGCGCGGCAGCGGGCCGACGCGATGCTGGCCGACGCGCAAACCCGCTCGGAAGCCCAGTTGCGGCAGGCCCAGGAGAAGGCCGACGCGCTGCAGGCCGACGCCGAGCGCAAGCACTCCGAGATCATGGGCACCATCAACCAGCAGCGCACCGTGCTGGAGGGCCGACTCGAGCAATTGCGCACCTTCGAACGCGAATACCGCACCCGGCTCAAGACGTACCTGGAGTCGCAGCTCGAGGAACTTGGCCAGCGCGGCTCGGCGGCGCCCGTCGACTCCAGCGCCACCAACGATGCCGGAGGGTTCAACCAGTTCAATCGGGGCAATAACTAA
- a CDS encoding M20/M25/M40 family metallo-hydrolase: MTVATGVGPDPVDDVVEVVSRLIRFDTSNTGELDTTKGEAECAQWVAAQLEDVGYQVEYLESGAPGRGNVFARLAGADSSRGALLIHGHLDVVPAEAADWSVHPFSGAVEDGYVWGRGAVDMKDMVGMMIVVARQFRRAGIVPPRDLVFAFLADEENGGRYGSHWLVDNRPDLFDGVTEAVGEVGGFSLTVPRRDGGERRLYLIETAEKGLQWMRLTARGRAGHGSMVHDHNAVTALAEAVARLGRHRFPLVPTDTVMQFLTAIGEEAGHSFDADSPDLEGAIEKLGPIARIVKATLRDTANPTMLKAGYKANVVPAIAEAMVDCRVLPGRQAAFEAEIDELIGPDVTREWVTDLPSYETSFDGDLVDAMNSALLAVDPDARTVPYMLSGGTDAKAFARLGIRCFGFTPLRLPPELDFSALFHGVDERVPVEALRFGADVMSRFLTHC, from the coding sequence ATGACCGTCGCAACCGGCGTTGGGCCTGACCCCGTCGACGACGTCGTCGAAGTCGTCAGCAGGCTGATCCGGTTCGACACCAGCAACACCGGCGAGCTGGACACCACCAAGGGCGAGGCCGAATGTGCCCAGTGGGTGGCCGCCCAGCTGGAAGATGTTGGCTACCAGGTTGAATACCTGGAGTCGGGCGCGCCCGGACGCGGCAATGTGTTCGCCCGGCTGGCCGGCGCCGACAGTTCGCGCGGTGCGCTGCTGATCCATGGTCATCTCGACGTGGTGCCCGCGGAGGCGGCCGACTGGAGCGTGCATCCGTTCTCCGGCGCGGTCGAGGACGGCTATGTCTGGGGCCGCGGAGCCGTCGACATGAAAGACATGGTGGGCATGATGATCGTGGTCGCCCGCCAGTTTCGCCGCGCCGGGATCGTGCCGCCCCGCGACCTGGTATTCGCTTTTTTGGCCGACGAGGAGAACGGGGGCAGATATGGCTCGCACTGGCTGGTCGACAACCGCCCCGACCTGTTCGACGGCGTCACCGAGGCGGTCGGCGAGGTCGGCGGGTTCTCGCTGACGGTGCCCCGCCGCGACGGCGGGGAGCGGCGGCTCTACCTGATCGAAACAGCCGAGAAGGGCCTGCAGTGGATGCGGCTGACCGCCCGCGGCCGCGCCGGACACGGCTCGATGGTGCACGACCACAACGCCGTCACCGCGCTTGCCGAGGCGGTCGCCCGGTTGGGCCGTCACCGGTTTCCGTTGGTGCCCACCGATACCGTCATGCAGTTCTTGACCGCGATCGGTGAGGAGGCCGGGCACAGCTTCGACGCCGATTCCCCCGACTTGGAGGGAGCGATCGAGAAGCTGGGGCCGATTGCCCGCATCGTGAAGGCCACGCTGCGTGACACCGCAAACCCCACGATGCTCAAGGCCGGTTACAAGGCCAATGTGGTGCCGGCGATCGCCGAGGCCATGGTGGACTGTCGCGTGCTGCCTGGCCGCCAGGCCGCGTTCGAGGCCGAGATCGACGAGCTGATCGGGCCCGACGTCACCCGCGAATGGGTGACCGACCTGCCGTCGTATGAGACGAGTTTCGACGGCGACCTGGTCGACGCGATGAACTCCGCGCTGCTGGCGGTGGATCCCGACGCCCGCACGGTGCCGTATATGCTGTCCGGCGGGACTGATGCAAAGGCCTTCGCGCGCTTGGGAATTCGCTGTTTCGGGTTCACCCCGTTGCGGTTGCCACCGGAATTGGATTTCTCCGCGCTGTTCCACGGCGTCGACGAACGGGTACCCGTCGAGGCGTTGAGGTTTGGCGCCGACGTGATGTCGCGCTTTTTGACACACTGCTAG